The following proteins come from a genomic window of Enterococcus gilvus ATCC BAA-350:
- a CDS encoding AraC family transcriptional regulator, with amino-acid sequence MYSSLSNDISILINNDTLSSDFHVCEVGYEKCRSTKPTEYAPIDYWVIHYCIEGEGFFSTPFFPERKITAGDFFIIPSNCKNVYYPNREDPWQYRWVGFSGKLMDHYFSKVKLDKYHCVITRSFDHRIDALFQDIYDFFKENDHFRTMASSFILFDTIDQMNLKTDNPSQSEQLFKSILTYINDNMSENLSVNQIAEAKNIDRTYLYKLFQTHKGIGPSEYIQDLKLQKACSLLRKSSLTITEIAYETGFSSSSYFSKFFHSKLNISPSTYRKKFIIN; translated from the coding sequence ATGTACAGCTCATTATCAAACGACATCAGTATTTTGATCAATAATGATACACTAAGCTCTGATTTCCATGTTTGTGAAGTTGGATATGAAAAATGTCGCTCAACCAAGCCTACGGAATATGCTCCAATCGATTATTGGGTAATCCACTACTGTATCGAAGGAGAAGGTTTCTTCTCAACACCATTTTTCCCCGAAAGAAAAATCACGGCCGGAGATTTTTTTATCATTCCTTCGAATTGTAAAAATGTATATTATCCCAATCGCGAAGACCCTTGGCAGTACCGTTGGGTCGGGTTCTCTGGAAAATTGATGGATCACTATTTTTCTAAGGTAAAATTAGACAAGTATCATTGTGTCATTACCCGTTCCTTTGATCATCGGATCGATGCCCTCTTTCAGGATATCTATGATTTCTTCAAAGAGAACGATCATTTTCGCACGATGGCTTCTTCCTTCATTCTATTCGATACCATCGATCAAATGAATCTAAAAACGGACAATCCTTCACAAAGTGAACAGCTTTTTAAAAGTATTCTGACCTATATCAATGATAATATGTCGGAGAATCTCAGCGTCAATCAGATTGCAGAGGCGAAAAATATTGATCGAACCTATCTCTATAAGCTATTTCAAACCCATAAAGGCATTGGACCCAGTGAATATATTCAGGATTTGAAGCTTCAAAAGGCCTGCTCCCTACTGCGGAAAAGTTCACTGACGATTACGGAGATCGCCTACGAGACTGGCTTTTCTTCCTCTTCCTATTTTTCAAAGTTTTTCCATTCTAAGCTCAACATTTCTCCTTCGACCTATCGGAAAAAATTTATTATTAATTGA
- a CDS encoding sugar-binding domain-containing protein — MINEAFSCFFDASGQKVDNGINKNIVGITLEDIRKIPQVMTIVDDLRRMRIAKIAIEINLINILVTIDKIAQALLDATGE, encoded by the coding sequence ATGATTAACGAGGCCTTCTCTTGTTTTTTTGATGCGAGTGGGCAGAAAGTCGATAACGGGATCAACAAAAACATCGTGGGGATCACGTTAGAAGATATCAGAAAAATCCCTCAAGTAATGACGATTGTGGATGACCTTAGAAGGATGCGCATCGCGAAAATCGCCATTGAGATAAATTTGATCAATATTCTTGTGACGATAGATAAAATTGCTCAAGCGCTGTTGGATGCAACGGGAGAATAG
- a CDS encoding LysM peptidoglycan-binding domain-containing protein — translation MPEQQATQATEADGKWEARSIEQIKKDVEGKKEYTIVWGDTLSGISLATNVTMEKLASLNGIGDYNLIYAGNKLVFEGNVVTVQDQNGVVTDQQQITESDKIVPNQPIGESVGQVSPTPNMSNTQDQTNVESSDTASIPSSNGENKNDGTTGNGSSSDGTNNGGVVTNPTPTPTPPDPDPAPTPTPEPEVHYTVWFYAYEGDDQSRNIEKGSRLFSTEEEATTFIDGYADSLLMEGIAGSYGVMSWE, via the coding sequence TTGCCCGAACAACAAGCAACACAGGCAACCGAGGCTGATGGAAAATGGGAAGCACGATCAATTGAGCAAATCAAAAAAGATGTTGAAGGAAAAAAAGAATATACTATTGTTTGGGGAGACACATTAAGCGGTATTTCTTTAGCAACAAATGTCACAATGGAAAAACTAGCTTCATTGAATGGTATTGGAGATTATAACTTGATTTATGCAGGGAATAAGCTGGTGTTTGAAGGCAATGTCGTTACTGTTCAAGATCAAAATGGTGTAGTGACTGATCAACAACAAATTACGGAGTCGGATAAAATAGTTCCGAATCAACCGATTGGTGAATCTGTAGGTCAGGTCTCGCCAACTCCAAATATGTCAAATACACAGGACCAAACGAATGTCGAATCCTCTGATACGGCTTCGATACCTTCTAGTAATGGAGAAAATAAAAATGATGGAACGACAGGCAATGGGAGTTCATCTGATGGAACAAATAATGGTGGAGTGGTGACTAACCCTACGCCAACTCCAACACCACCAGACCCTGATCCTGCACCGACACCAACTCCAGAGCCAGAAGTTCACTACACAGTTTGGTTCTATGCTTATGAAGGTGATGATCAGTCAAGGAATATCGAAAAAGGGAGTCGATTATTCTCAACTGAGGAAGAGGCAACCACTTTTATTGATGGCTATGCGGACAGTTTATTGATGGAAGGAATTGCCGGGAGTTATGGTGTAATGTCTTGGGAGTAG
- a CDS encoding helix-turn-helix domain-containing protein: MDLNQILIEALKQQRINKGFSQDKLSELAGLDTKYINKLENGRFGLTIPTLSKILDALEISYDSFFSTLPSSGKNATNKLFDSLNSFNLEKREVISKKIQELLESIVD; the protein is encoded by the coding sequence ATGGACTTAAATCAAATTCTAATAGAAGCATTGAAACAGCAAAGAATCAATAAAGGTTTCAGTCAAGATAAACTTTCTGAATTAGCTGGCTTGGATACAAAATATATAAACAAATTAGAGAATGGACGCTTTGGCTTAACCATTCCTACACTTTCCAAAATTTTAGACGCTTTAGAAATCTCTTATGATAGTTTTTTCAGTACTCTACCCTCTTCCGGTAAAAATGCAACCAACAAACTATTTGATAGTCTTAATAGCTTTAATTTGGAAAAGAGAGAAGTTATCAGCAAGAAGATTCAAGAACTTTTAGAAAGCATCGTGGACTAA
- a CDS encoding aminoglycoside 6-adenylyltransferase translates to MAIYLAKQIFRNELWTANLRDAECKQLLLQTLEWYKKMSHGEDYETWHAGRFILKMGGRGYFEVVKA, encoded by the coding sequence TTGGCGATTTATTTAGCCAAGCAGATTTTTCGCAATGAGCTATGGACGGCTAATCTGCGGGATGCCGAGTGCAAACAGTTGCTCCTGCAAACCCTCGAATGGTACAAAAAAATGAGTCACGGTGAGGATTACGAGACTTGGCATGCCGGTCGTTTCATTTTAAAAATGGGTGGACGCGGATATTTTGAAGTCGTTAAAGCGTGA
- a CDS encoding Cof-type HAD-IIB family hydrolase produces the protein MENKLFFFDIDGTLTDRKTGKIVPSAKRALELLEENGHFVSIATGRAHYKSRELLTELGLENMVCSGGMGVVIKNQLVKNTPLDKEEALAVIHDAEEKGIGVLIATDDSEKVYAKNDLFREQVGPRQEPTEYFIDPTFSVDEVEDIFKFYLALPKEQDHRIPEPKKFSKLRFVQEYTMCQHDNKKQGILDVLDYFDRPREDVVVFGDDVNDLVMFDKRWTSIAMGNAVDELKELADYVTDQNVDDGIYNACMKFGWI, from the coding sequence ATGGAAAATAAGTTATTTTTCTTTGATATCGATGGGACGTTGACGGATCGAAAAACAGGGAAAATTGTTCCTAGTGCGAAGCGTGCACTGGAGCTTTTAGAAGAAAATGGGCATTTTGTTTCCATTGCGACCGGGCGGGCACATTATAAGAGTCGAGAGTTATTAACTGAGCTTGGTTTGGAGAATATGGTGTGCTCCGGCGGTATGGGTGTGGTCATCAAGAATCAATTGGTGAAGAATACACCGTTAGATAAAGAGGAGGCTCTGGCCGTCATTCATGATGCGGAGGAAAAAGGTATTGGTGTATTGATTGCGACGGATGACTCGGAGAAGGTTTATGCGAAAAATGATTTGTTTCGAGAACAGGTTGGGCCAAGACAGGAGCCGACAGAGTATTTCATTGATCCGACTTTTAGCGTGGATGAGGTGGAGGATATCTTCAAGTTTTACTTGGCGTTACCCAAGGAGCAAGATCATCGAATCCCTGAGCCGAAGAAGTTCTCAAAGCTGCGTTTTGTCCAAGAGTATACGATGTGCCAGCATGACAATAAGAAGCAGGGGATCTTGGATGTTTTGGATTATTTTGACAGACCGCGTGAGGATGTGGTGGTCTTTGGCGATGACGTGAACGATTTGGTGATGTTTGACAAGCGCTGGACCAGTATCGCGATGGGCAATGCGGTGGACGAATTAAAGGAGCTGGCAGATTATGTGACTGATCAAAATGTTGATGACGGAATTTATAATGCATGTATGAAGTTTGGCTGGATTTAA
- the thyA gene encoding thymidylate synthase produces the protein MTEYTGFDKIYRDIVMEIIENGTDQDPALVRAKYADGSPAPTRFIQGVNFKIKPTDGIPILKSKRVFQKTPLIELEWIWQELSNDVTWLQEHNCKVWNEWVDDNNTIGKAYGFQLAKKCRKLPDHEEKLNQVDYVLHQLENNPGSRRIMTSLWDVDDLDEMTLEPCVWATNWKVNNGVLDLHVKQRSADMALGQPFNTYQYAVLHRLIADHLGFELGTMHWCIDDAHVYDRHIDALKKQLSQPIPNSEPTLTLPDKFDENGKKRSFFERRLSDVKLEGYENNGVIKYEIAE, from the coding sequence GTGACTGAATATACTGGCTTCGACAAAATTTATCGCGACATCGTCATGGAGATCATTGAAAACGGCACGGACCAAGATCCTGCGCTCGTTCGAGCAAAATACGCCGATGGCAGCCCTGCGCCTACCCGCTTCATCCAAGGCGTCAACTTTAAGATCAAACCTACAGACGGCATCCCGATCTTAAAATCAAAGCGCGTCTTCCAAAAGACACCCTTGATCGAATTGGAATGGATTTGGCAGGAATTATCCAATGATGTAACGTGGCTGCAGGAACACAACTGTAAAGTCTGGAATGAATGGGTCGATGACAACAACACCATCGGCAAAGCATACGGCTTTCAATTAGCAAAAAAGTGCCGCAAGCTGCCGGACCATGAGGAAAAACTCAATCAGGTGGACTATGTTCTGCATCAATTGGAAAATAATCCTGGTTCTCGCCGCATCATGACTAGCCTTTGGGATGTCGATGATTTGGACGAAATGACGTTGGAGCCTTGTGTATGGGCGACCAATTGGAAAGTCAATAACGGCGTCCTTGACCTGCACGTCAAACAACGCTCCGCCGACATGGCACTAGGTCAACCCTTCAATACCTATCAATACGCTGTTCTGCATCGCTTGATCGCGGACCATTTAGGTTTTGAACTCGGTACGATGCACTGGTGTATCGATGACGCGCATGTCTACGACCGGCACATTGATGCCTTAAAAAAACAATTGTCACAGCCGATTCCAAACAGCGAACCTACGCTGACGCTACCAGACAAATTCGATGAGAACGGCAAAAAACGTTCCTTTTTTGAACGCCGACTGTCGGATGTGAAGCTGGAAGGTTATGAGAATAATGGTGTTATTAAGTATGAGATAGCCGAATAG
- a CDS encoding C39 family peptidase codes for MEKKRFKMYKRKKTWVVAPIIFLGLLGTSAFATEDHAVFADEVGKEQVVQVLEPEAEIEAAPSADSQSEIVEEGGAVTPPAIESTTPVDTTAEEEVTETEITEKPATSTEETEKEAEIPPVEKDESLETSEGEEDTHLEEAVPDPSEIAETPNKDIVEQVETKEPNANNEKVVTTTVTPKAATTAKAVPKVAAPKAQAKAAPAPTIAIYRVYNPNSGEHLHTMNSYEKDHLVKVGWRYEGISMRVPLTGRQLFRVYNPNSGEHFYTLDGKERDHLKRVGWRYEGIAWHTPWAGMPMYRVFNPNSRGAGSHHYTMLLSERNTLLKAGWRNEGISWYTLGGAQPIAPVQRTLNVPYVSQYAPVFSPWGCAGASMTMLLRYKGKNVDLKYVQDNLPMYPKDKGGQKGNVYTGEGFGWVITPGSLANYAKRWYKNVSNISNVSTQNLVDRIINGNPVLYYGYSSYQANTIRNHCKVIAGYRDNQFLVYDPLYYSSSAKAGSGGPNKTYDRGAMAWVSITDFSKEWDGRAIGIS; via the coding sequence ATGGAGAAGAAGCGTTTCAAGATGTATAAACGGAAGAAAACATGGGTTGTGGCGCCGATTATTTTTCTAGGGTTGTTGGGTACGTCTGCTTTTGCGACGGAGGATCATGCTGTTTTTGCTGATGAGGTAGGTAAGGAGCAAGTGGTTCAGGTTCTTGAACCTGAGGCGGAGATAGAAGCTGCGCCTTCTGCTGACTCTCAATCCGAGATCGTAGAAGAGGGAGGGGCAGTGACACCTCCTGCCATCGAATCGACTACGCCCGTGGATACGACGGCTGAAGAAGAAGTAACTGAAACAGAAATCACAGAGAAACCCGCGACTTCTACTGAAGAGACAGAGAAAGAGGCAGAAATCCCACCAGTAGAAAAGGATGAATCCTTGGAGACTTCCGAAGGTGAAGAGGATACGCACCTTGAAGAAGCTGTGCCTGATCCTTCAGAAATAGCTGAGACACCCAACAAGGATATCGTTGAGCAAGTTGAAACGAAAGAGCCTAACGCAAACAACGAGAAAGTGGTCACTACAACTGTGACGCCAAAAGCCGCAACGACTGCGAAGGCTGTACCGAAAGTCGCTGCTCCGAAGGCACAAGCGAAGGCCGCACCGGCGCCAACGATTGCGATTTATCGGGTGTATAATCCGAATTCTGGCGAGCATCTCCATACCATGAATTCGTATGAGAAGGATCATTTGGTCAAAGTCGGTTGGCGGTATGAAGGTATCAGTATGCGAGTGCCCTTGACGGGACGGCAATTATTTAGAGTTTACAACCCGAATTCTGGGGAACATTTTTACACATTAGATGGAAAAGAGCGGGATCATCTGAAGCGTGTCGGCTGGCGTTATGAAGGGATCGCGTGGCACACACCGTGGGCGGGTATGCCGATGTATCGGGTATTTAATCCGAATTCCAGAGGTGCAGGTTCCCACCATTATACGATGCTGCTGAGTGAACGAAATACATTGCTGAAGGCTGGTTGGCGAAATGAAGGCATTTCTTGGTACACATTAGGCGGCGCACAGCCGATCGCGCCCGTACAGCGCACATTGAATGTGCCTTATGTGAGTCAATACGCTCCGGTCTTCAGTCCTTGGGGCTGCGCAGGGGCATCGATGACGATGCTTTTGAGATACAAAGGGAAAAATGTCGATTTGAAATATGTCCAGGACAATTTGCCGATGTATCCGAAAGACAAAGGCGGGCAAAAAGGCAATGTATACACAGGAGAAGGGTTTGGCTGGGTGATCACGCCAGGCTCGTTGGCAAACTATGCGAAGAGATGGTACAAAAACGTCTCAAACATCAGCAATGTCAGCACACAAAACCTGGTTGATCGCATCATCAATGGCAACCCTGTGTTATATTATGGGTACTCTTCTTATCAAGCGAACACGATCCGCAACCACTGTAAGGTCATCGCTGGGTACCGAGACAATCAATTTTTAGTGTACGATCCGTTGTATTATAGCTCAAGTGCGAAGGCTGGTTCTGGCGGACCAAACAAAACTTATGATCGCGGCGCGATGGCTTGGGTGTCCATCACCGATTTTTCAAAGGAATGGGACGGTCGCGCGATTGGGATTAGTTAA
- a CDS encoding ADP-ribosylglycohydrolase family protein — MREKIWGVLVAGALGDAMGMPTECWSQEKIRQNFPNGVTELIASNENDVFGRKLAAGAITDDTLNVLMILSMIKKNQGQIRVADYIAELREWNDNSPVSAFVSGPSTLKALDKIAQGVPIEETGVTGTTNGASMKIAPIGIISDYQDLPTLVKNVAEICLPTHNTTIAIAGASAVAAAISYTVRGGQSTDEIWSLAFEAINAAKTYGHDFPSASLTFRMNQARKILRQETDDQIILQRLYHEIGTGMETIETIPSAFVIVEMAKGDPLRAAQLSASLGWDTDTIGAISAAICGGMNPKMPREMIRQIEEVNQLDFDQLAEELLPFVKEAK, encoded by the coding sequence GTGAGAGAAAAGATTTGGGGCGTATTGGTCGCCGGTGCATTAGGAGACGCGATGGGGATGCCGACAGAATGCTGGTCGCAGGAAAAAATCCGTCAGAATTTTCCCAATGGGGTGACTGAATTAATCGCATCAAACGAAAATGATGTGTTTGGACGCAAATTAGCAGCAGGAGCAATCACCGATGACACATTGAATGTGTTGATGATTTTATCCATGATCAAGAAAAACCAAGGACAAATTCGGGTAGCGGACTATATCGCAGAGCTGCGGGAATGGAATGACAATTCACCGGTTTCTGCATTTGTTTCGGGTCCATCGACGTTAAAGGCTTTGGACAAAATTGCTCAAGGCGTGCCGATTGAAGAGACCGGTGTAACAGGAACCACGAATGGCGCATCCATGAAAATCGCACCGATTGGAATAATCAGCGATTATCAGGATTTGCCTACATTAGTGAAAAATGTGGCGGAAATCTGTTTGCCGACCCACAATACAACGATTGCGATTGCTGGAGCAAGCGCCGTAGCGGCAGCGATCAGCTATACGGTTCGCGGAGGACAGTCTACCGATGAAATCTGGTCGTTGGCGTTTGAAGCGATCAATGCAGCGAAAACCTATGGGCATGATTTTCCTTCTGCTTCTCTGACTTTTCGCATGAATCAAGCGCGAAAAATTCTAAGACAGGAAACCGATGATCAAATCATTCTGCAGCGTCTTTACCATGAAATCGGGACGGGGATGGAGACAATCGAAACGATTCCTAGTGCATTTGTTATCGTGGAAATGGCTAAGGGTGATCCTTTGAGAGCGGCACAATTAAGTGCGTCATTAGGATGGGATACGGATACAATCGGAGCGATCAGCGCAGCCATCTGCGGTGGTATGAATCCAAAGATGCCAAGAGAGATGATCCGTCAGATCGAGGAAGTAAATCAGTTGGACTTTGACCAACTCGCGGAAGAACTCCTTCCATTTGTGAAAGAAGCGAAATAG
- a CDS encoding beta-glucoside-specific PTS transporter subunit IIABC: protein MDKYQALVSFILEKVGGKENVLSVTHCMTRLRFTLKDDSLVQREEVVKSPDVMSAQFASGRFQVVVGTNVADIFQVVQEQLNGKTVTAEEEKKGAVSTLVDTITKVITPVLGILTASGLLQGILALLTATNVLSVNDGAYIILHAMGQAVFYFLPVTLGYTSAKAFKMNPFVGMMLGATLLIPELMTGLASGDALYTLFQGTLFQTPVFNTFFGIPILFPATGYQYTVIPIIFIVYVGSKVENWLKKVVPAVIAHNVNSFLTILITVPLAILVVGPVTNVLSSLISAGVSGLYGISPVVTSLVVALLYQPLVIFGLHWPISAIGITNLAQSGVDYIFPMSFTANFAQTAVVLAVFLRTRSKDQKALAIPAMVSGLFCIIEPAIYGFSLPVKKRFAYSMLGGAVGSLILALTSTKMYAMSFGILGFAAFINPDSGSMNGVIMAIIASIATAAVAFVFTYMTFKKEEDVVEPEEKSLVKSEVLVSPLTGEIKPLESAADPSFASKALGKGFVIVPETGDVVSPVAGTVETIFPSGHAIGIVSNTGIELLIHIGIDTVELEGQGFKPLVKKGQVVAQGDKILTVDLKKVTEAGYSTESFVTITNSDQFLDVLCQQEGHIKANDKVMTVIPFNNQAETINIAEVN from the coding sequence ATGGATAAGTATCAAGCACTGGTGTCATTTATTTTGGAAAAGGTTGGTGGAAAGGAGAATGTGCTGAGTGTTACGCATTGTATGACGCGGCTGCGTTTTACTTTGAAGGATGATTCATTGGTCCAGCGTGAGGAAGTGGTGAAATCGCCGGATGTGATGAGCGCGCAATTCGCCAGTGGAAGGTTTCAAGTTGTTGTTGGAACAAACGTAGCGGATATTTTTCAAGTGGTTCAGGAGCAGCTAAATGGGAAGACGGTCACAGCCGAAGAGGAGAAAAAGGGGGCGGTCAGCACCTTAGTAGACACCATTACAAAGGTGATTACGCCAGTCTTGGGAATTTTGACGGCCTCTGGTTTATTGCAGGGAATTCTGGCTTTATTGACGGCGACGAATGTTTTGTCAGTCAATGATGGCGCGTATATTATTTTGCATGCGATGGGGCAAGCGGTCTTTTATTTTCTGCCAGTGACGTTGGGTTATACAAGTGCGAAAGCCTTTAAGATGAACCCGTTCGTTGGGATGATGCTAGGCGCAACCTTGTTGATTCCAGAATTGATGACAGGATTGGCGAGCGGTGATGCTTTGTACACCTTGTTCCAAGGGACGCTGTTCCAGACACCTGTGTTTAATACTTTCTTTGGGATTCCGATTCTGTTTCCTGCAACGGGGTATCAATACACGGTCATCCCAATTATCTTTATTGTTTACGTAGGGTCAAAGGTAGAAAATTGGCTGAAAAAAGTCGTGCCGGCAGTGATTGCCCACAATGTGAATTCGTTCTTAACGATCTTAATTACGGTTCCTTTAGCGATTTTGGTGGTTGGGCCGGTAACAAATGTGCTTAGCTCATTGATTAGTGCAGGAGTGTCAGGGTTGTATGGTATTTCACCTGTCGTGACTTCGCTCGTGGTAGCGTTGCTTTATCAACCATTGGTTATTTTTGGGCTGCATTGGCCGATTTCAGCAATCGGGATCACGAACTTGGCACAATCGGGGGTGGATTACATTTTCCCAATGTCCTTTACCGCCAACTTTGCACAAACGGCTGTGGTGTTAGCTGTTTTTCTACGGACACGCTCAAAGGATCAAAAGGCGTTGGCGATTCCAGCGATGGTGTCTGGGTTATTCTGTATCATCGAACCAGCGATCTACGGATTCAGCTTGCCAGTCAAAAAGCGTTTTGCGTATTCCATGCTTGGTGGTGCGGTCGGCTCATTGATTTTAGCGCTCACATCTACGAAAATGTACGCTATGTCCTTCGGGATCTTAGGATTTGCGGCATTTATCAATCCAGACAGCGGGAGTATGAATGGCGTCATCATGGCCATCATCGCGTCTATCGCAACGGCTGCTGTCGCGTTCGTATTTACCTATATGACCTTCAAAAAAGAAGAAGATGTCGTTGAGCCTGAAGAAAAAAGCTTAGTAAAATCGGAAGTTCTGGTCTCACCATTAACAGGAGAAATCAAACCTCTCGAAAGCGCGGCTGATCCGAGCTTTGCGTCAAAGGCGCTTGGCAAAGGCTTCGTGATCGTGCCAGAAACAGGCGACGTTGTTTCTCCAGTTGCCGGCACAGTTGAGACAATTTTCCCAAGCGGGCATGCGATCGGAATTGTCAGCAACACAGGAATTGAACTGTTGATCCATATCGGAATTGATACGGTTGAATTGGAAGGACAGGGGTTCAAGCCACTTGTGAAGAAGGGGCAAGTAGTTGCTCAAGGAGATAAAATCCTGACGGTCGATTTGAAAAAAGTGACAGAGGCAGGATATTCCACCGAGTCCTTTGTGACGATAACAAATTCTGATCAATTCCTAGATGTTCTTTGCCAGCAAGAGGGCCACATCAAGGCTAATGACAAAGTGATGACTGTTATTCCATTTAACAATCAAGCAGAAACAATCAACATAGCGGAGGTAAATTAA
- a CDS encoding PRD domain-containing protein, with amino-acid sequence MLRIKKIFNNNVVLVIDTKGLERILIGRGIAFKKRVGETVEKAKIEKTFVVDSPNVADRFVQLIEEVPINRLEMVTLIIKSAEAELERTFDGNTYIGLADHINYAVNRFRNGETIQNALLLEIKKFYPREFASGLKVLEQISYYEGIELNEDEAGFIALHFINGGLNNDTAQTLLTTEMLQKVVLIVEDCLGIELDTESLNYVRFVTHLKFFIQRVIINEPRQESVPEMYEQVVQFYPKATESVGIIKHYLQEKLACRIYPEEEMYLILHVQRLIK; translated from the coding sequence TTGCTGAGAATAAAGAAGATTTTTAACAACAATGTTGTCTTAGTGATTGATACAAAGGGTTTGGAGCGGATCTTGATTGGCAGAGGAATCGCCTTTAAGAAGAGAGTGGGCGAGACGGTTGAGAAGGCTAAAATCGAGAAGACGTTCGTGGTGGATTCTCCGAATGTGGCGGATCGGTTTGTGCAATTGATCGAGGAAGTGCCGATCAATCGGTTAGAGATGGTGACACTAATAATTAAGAGTGCTGAAGCGGAGCTGGAGCGGACGTTTGATGGGAATACTTATATTGGATTGGCGGATCATATTAACTATGCAGTGAATCGGTTTAGAAATGGGGAAACGATTCAAAATGCGTTGTTATTGGAGATCAAGAAGTTTTATCCGAGAGAATTTGCATCGGGATTGAAGGTGCTTGAGCAGATCAGCTATTATGAAGGGATTGAGCTGAATGAGGATGAAGCGGGGTTCATTGCGCTTCACTTTATTAATGGCGGCTTGAACAATGATACGGCTCAGACGTTATTAACGACAGAGATGCTGCAGAAGGTGGTCTTGATCGTTGAAGATTGTCTGGGGATTGAGCTGGACACGGAATCGTTGAATTATGTTCGGTTCGTTACCCACTTGAAATTCTTTATTCAACGTGTCATAATAAACGAGCCGAGACAGGAATCGGTGCCGGAGATGTATGAACAGGTGGTTCAGTTTTATCCGAAGGCGACTGAAAGTGTCGGGATTATTAAACATTATCTACAAGAGAAGCTGGCTTGTCGGATTTATCCGGAGGAGGAGATGTATTTGATTCTCCATGTCCAGCGGCTAATTAAATAA
- a CDS encoding restriction endonuclease, whose protein sequence is MNRDWQKLKKSANGVPTNDSLLPYVLEAIEDGGEFHKKTIIKRVVEFLQIPEDLLEEKYPDTPHKDSILIDRFGWALSSLYISGLVQRPRRGVYKITESGLAMLDKHGDKLTKKMLEELPAFKEYKKELDIRNERTGNKISIPEAEEKEIQVESIINNQNNEVAIELLNKVRQVEPSFFEKLVVDLLVAMGYSGKNGDAKVTTQSNDGGIDGIINQDPLGTSTVYIQAKRYKDGNTVGRPAIQSFYGALAGVNADRGVFITTSNFAKGAQEFAKSQGIVLIDGIKLTDLMMQYGVGIEEAKVYKQFRIDSDYFEEDMI, encoded by the coding sequence ATGAATAGAGATTGGCAAAAGTTGAAGAAATCAGCGAATGGTGTGCCTACAAATGATTCCTTGCTACCTTATGTCTTGGAAGCCATAGAAGATGGCGGTGAATTCCATAAAAAAACAATTATCAAACGTGTAGTAGAGTTTCTTCAAATTCCTGAAGATTTATTAGAAGAAAAATATCCAGATACTCCACATAAAGACAGTATTTTGATTGATCGATTTGGATGGGCTTTAAGTAGTCTGTACATTTCTGGCTTAGTTCAAAGACCAAGACGTGGTGTTTATAAGATTACTGAATCTGGACTCGCTATGTTAGATAAGCATGGTGATAAGCTAACTAAGAAAATGTTAGAAGAATTGCCTGCTTTTAAAGAGTATAAAAAAGAGTTGGACATTCGAAATGAGCGTACTGGAAACAAGATTTCTATTCCAGAAGCAGAAGAAAAAGAGATTCAGGTGGAGAGTATCATAAATAATCAAAATAATGAGGTAGCCATTGAACTTTTGAATAAAGTTCGTCAGGTTGAGCCTTCATTTTTTGAAAAGTTAGTTGTTGATCTACTTGTAGCAATGGGATATAGCGGTAAAAATGGAGATGCCAAAGTAACCACTCAGAGTAATGATGGTGGGATCGACGGGATTATTAATCAAGATCCTTTGGGAACAAGTACTGTTTATATTCAAGCAAAACGCTACAAAGATGGAAATACAGTGGGACGACCTGCGATTCAATCTTTTTATGGTGCGTTGGCTGGTGTAAATGCAGATCGAGGCGTTTTTATTACCACATCCAATTTTGCTAAAGGTGCGCAAGAGTTTGCTAAAAGCCAAGGAATTGTTTTGATTGATGGTATTAAGCTAACTGATCTAATGATGCAATATGGTGTCGGCATTGAAGAAGCGAAGGTCTACAAGCAATTTCGAATAGATAGTGATTATTTTGAAGAGGATATGATTTAA